The nucleotide sequence ACCGATCATGTGTTTGAGGAGCACGCTCTTGCCGCTCCCCGAGCCGCCGAGAATGACTACCGACTCGCCCTCGTAGATGGCGATGTCGAGGCCGTCGAGGACCGTCTTCTCCCCGAACGCCTTCGAGATTCTCTGGAGATCGATCTTGACCGGCGGCAGCCCGCCCTGGGTCGCCATGATCAGGTCCGGATCCCGGGTAACGAGGTCGGCATTCGACGCGTCCAGGCTCAAAACAGGATCTTCGTGAGGAAGAAATCCGAGATCAGGATGGCGATCGAGGCGAGGACGACGGCGCGGGTCGTCGCCCGCCCGACGCCCTCGGCTCCGCCGCGCGTGAAGTAGCCCTTCTGGCAGCCGACGACGGCGATGATCAGCCCGAAGAAGGCCGCCTTGATCAGCCCGGAGCGGACATCGGCAGAGTCCATGAAGACGAACGTGTTCTCCATGTAGGTCACCGGATTGGCGCCGAAGTAGACCACCGAGACCAGGTAGCCGCCGGCGATGCCGATCACGTCGGCGGCGATGATCAGCAGCGGCAGCATGAGCACCGTCGCCCAGACCCGCGGCACGACCAGGAAGTGCACCGGATCGGTGGCCAGCACCTCGAGCGCATCGATCTGCTCGGTGACCCGCATCGTGCCG is from Thermoanaerobaculia bacterium and encodes:
- a CDS encoding ABC transporter permease; translation: MGRFFQILWRTLTWTFRPPYDGKELVRQMVRIGVDSLPVVLLTALFTGMVMALQTFSTLKRFNAEGYVGSLVAISMVRELAPVISSLLIAGRCGSAMGAELGTMRVTEQIDALEVLATDPVHFLVVPRVWATVLMLPLLIIAADVIGIAGGYLVSVVYFGANPVTYMENTFVFMDSADVRSGLIKAAFFGLIIAVVGCQKGYFTRGGAEGVGRATTRAVVLASIAILISDFFLTKILF